Genomic DNA from Vanrija pseudolonga chromosome 3, complete sequence:
CGTGCCAAGCGCCAAGACGAGACCCCCACGTCTTCCGCCAGCGCACAGCCTTCCGCGACGTCTTCCACGCCTATCATCGTTCCATTCCTCAACAACACCCAACTCCCGCTGGGCGCGCCCCTCCTGCCCgatggcgccgcgggcgaccCAGCTAGTCTCGGTATTGCCGTCATGTTGGCCAACATGTCGACCAACAATGCTGTTGTCAACAACTCGGCTTACGGCGATTCGGCGACCAGCGAGCTCAACTACCAGCTGTACCATGTCCCGAGGGTAAGCATTCGCGTCGGGAGGGTGATGATCGCCGCGGTTACTAACCCGCTACGCAGGCCCCTAACGGCGCCATCTCGCACCGTACCAACGAGGTCGCGCTCTGGGCCGACAACGTCTACATGGTCCCTCCGTTCCTTGCGTACTACGGTGCTCtgaacaacaacaagacgctcctcgacgcggcgtacAACCAGATCTCGACGTACCGTTCCGTGCTCCGCAATTCGTCGATCAACCTCTGGCAGCACATTGCCCTTGGAAAAGAGGCCATCGACCCCGGATACTGGGCCACGGGCAACGCCTGGGCTGTGGCTGGTATGGCCCGTGTCATTGCTACGATCAAGCACAGCAGCTTTGCCAACGACATGAAGCAGGAGGTCAGCGACCTCTCGGCGTGGGCCGACGAGATCTTCAAGGCGTCCGAGGCGCTGGTCGTGAGTGTTGTGGGTTGCTTTTTGTGCACGACTGACACCTCCAGACCCCCAACGGCCTGGTCCGCAACTACATTAACAACGCCTCGTCGTTCGAGGACTCGACCGCGTCTGCCCTCTTCGCTGCGGCCGGCCTCCGCTTCTCGACGCTCAAGGTCACCAACTCCTATGTCAACTTCTCGCTCACCCTCCTCAAGGCCGTCTCGCACAATGTCAACTCGACCGGCTACGTGACGCAGGTGACCGACCCGCTCAAGTTCACTGTGGAGGGCACCGAGTCGCCCGAGGCTCAGAGCTTTGTCATCCTTGCGTACGCCGCGTACAAGGACTGGGACAAGATGGGCAAGCCGGGCAACACGGGGAGCAAGAAGGACCcgctcaccgacgccgctggccgcgctTCTGTCCATGTCGGCGCTgttcttgccgtcgccgcttCGATGTTCTGGGTCCTTGCCTAAGTGCCAGGCGACAGACTCACTTGTATATTTATTCCTCTTCTTGCCAGAgacgcggcggtgcgtcccgctcgcgctcgaacACTAGACGTTTGTAGACTTGGTACACGTACAATTACCCTCTTTAGTCTCGGTCTATAGAATCCGTACTTTGCATTGCTTACATGATGACGGCgtatgctgctgctgggcgtcGGTGGTCAGGATGTGCGTGTCTTCGGACCCGGCGACGTCCACGATGATCGGCGGatcggcgcgtcgcggcggcggtgaatGCCGCCGAGTGAGGATGAGTGATGAGCTGTGTCgtccacggcggccgagttgTTTGTGCAAGAGCCGCCGAGGGAGGGTACCATGCATCGTCGTCTGAGAGCTACGTATCAGCAGCGGTGTGTGCAGTCAAACTGTCTGTGCTGTCCCCATCAAAAGTCAGTCCAGTCGGCCAGATATCAACGTGCCCCAgcccgcctgcccgccgacTTCAAACAAAGGCACGGCCCGGATATTACCGGTCAGCGTGATTGCACTTCCCAGCCAGCTgtccccgcccacccccatcGCACTCAttcagctcgctcgcttcgtGTCGCGTCACGACCATTCCACACGGAAGCGcactccctccctctctTGCTTcctcccactcactctccTTTGACCCTTCTCAGCCCCCAACCAAAATGCCCACCATCGCAGTctacggcgcgacggcgtacaCCTCGCGCGAGCACCTGCTGCCCTACCTGATCAAccacgccgactcggcgagTTACACCCTCATCCTGGCAGGCAGAagcaaggccaagctcgacgcgctcaacgaGTCCCTCGGCAAGGCGGGCGCCGACCGCCGCTCGGTGGTCGCCAcgacgctcgaggacgcggcgggcgtcgcggcgctcgttgGCAAGAGCGATATCGTTATCAACTTTGCTGGTGCGTGCACGTGCGCCGGAGGCTTGGCTGCTATCGATGGCCGGCGAGAGGTCGAGGGACGGCGAGACTGACTTCCCTTCCCTTCCCAGGCCCGTACCAGCTGTACAACGCCCCCGCGCTCATCGAGTacgtgtcgaggacgagagcgcgcacccagctgacacccaccccagcgcgTGCGTTACCGCCGGCAAGCACTACCTCGACCTCACGGGCGAGAGCCATTACGTCGCCAACCAGGTCGTGCCCAAGTTTGACTTTGCGGCGGCCAAGTCTGGCTCGGTCGTGATCCCCATGAGCGGGTTCGACTGTATTCCTGGGTGAGTGGAgtggggtgtggtgtggccGGCGTCTCGCTGGCACTGTCGCACTatcggcggcgtgtcgcgGGAGCCTGGCGTCGCCCACCAACGTCCCGACACGACTGACCCCCCCAGCGACCTCGTCATCTACCACGGCCTCCGGACCCTCCAGAacaagctcggcaagggcgtgGCCTTTGCCGAGTCGACAAACTTCTACGAGATCGGGGGCGGTATCTcgggcggcacgctcgcgtccgtctcggctgctgccgaggccgaggagaagacgGACATCAGCGACGAGTGGATCCTGACTGGGGGTGAGTAACCAGAGTGTTCATTACGGGCACTGTGCTCTCGTGCTCGTTGTCTCCCCTGCTAACCCCACCCTTAGCCTCCGTTACCggccccacgccgcgcccgcagcTCGTCtacacgccgccggccaagGTGCCCAACGTGCCCTCGTACGGCGCCTTCTTCGTCGGCTACATTGTCAACCGCACCGCGATCCGCAGGTCATGGTACCTGTCGCGCATGACGCACCCGGGCCCAGCGCACGCCGACAACGTGCCGAACGGtgtcgcgccgagcgccgactTCGGCTTTGAGCCCCGCCACGGCGACCACACCGTGTTCAAGGAGTCGCTTGCGGGTTTCGGCAAGGTGCGCTTCTCCAACTCGATCACGGCAGCCCTCGTCTCGCTCAGCTTCTTCGTCTTCGCGGGCCTCTACATGGGCCTCAAGTTCGTGCGCGACCTCCTCAAGCCGTACATCCCCCCACCGGGAACCGGACCCACCAAGGAGGTGTGCGAGAAGGGCTTCACCAAGATCACCAACGTCAGCGTCTCGGACGGCGAcaagcccgtcgccgtcgtctcgcgctacgacggcaagggcgaccCGGGCTACTACCACActgcgcgcgtgctcgccgagagTGCCCTGTCCCTCGTCCTGCCGGCCCCCAAGGGCACTGCCCTTCCTCCGCTTGCGCACGTCGGTGGCGTGCTCACCGGCCCCTCGGCCCTCGGCatggtgctcgtcgagcgcatgcGCATccacggcgtcgcgaccATCACCTCGGAGAttgtcgaggtcggtgcCGCCGAGTCCAAGAAGGACATCTAAGGCCTTCACCACCCCTCTAGTAATCACGCGGGTGCGGCCCGCCCTCTTCTCTTCTTTCTTCCCTCTAAAACTCTGAGACTTGTCTACGCTAGCTTACACTAGAATGATGCATTTGTTGTCGTTTGTACCTGCACAGGATACTACAGTGTAATCTTTTTCTTTGGGTCGGTGTCATAAAGTCGGAGTCGGTCATCAATCATCACGCAACATCACCTATCtcacacgcgcacgcgcacgtTCAGGCTGTCGAGCTttcgccgcccgcgcccggcgcgccgtccgccgccacgaACGCCATTGCACCCGCTTTGGCGTGCTTTGGCTTGGGCCCGCTCACAGCCCCTAGTAGCCATCACGCCACACTTTGAAGCCGGGGTCCGCGTGCAGAGTGTTGAGCAGCCGGTCCCCCTCTTGCAGATCGAACCGCACCTTCTTGTACCGCGGCGGCCCCAATTCGACTGGCTGCatgccgtcgtcctcgtcgagcgacagGTTGGAGGTTGCAGTCGGTAGACTTGGGAGCGGCTTTGACGTCACGggcacgggctcggcgggctcgggctgCGTGTCGGAGAAGGCTTCGATCGAGTCGGACGCCTCGCCCTCTGAACCGGCCTCACTTGCAACTACGCCGACTGGCCCTAGCGCAGGAGAAGGCGGAGCAGGCATCGTGTGCGCGACGGGCACCGCATCGTACCCGTTCATTCTAGGCTGGAGGCTCGCAAGTGCCGCCCAtgcgcgctcgctggcaCGCTGGAGCCTGGAGGACGTAGTTTGCACCAGTGTGGGGGTTGCGGGGCGTACCATTGCAGTCGGAGAGGAAGGGgcccgcggcgaggaggataCTCCGGGAAGCATTGAGGCCGGGCGcatgggcgagggcgaggatggagGCGATCCCCCGAGCAGCAGTGCCCTATTCTGGTTGtctctcgctctcgcgctGTACGACTGGGCTTTGTCAGTCGCACCGCCCGatcccacccgccgccgtcactaACCAGTCTGCTCATCGACCCAAACCATGATTTCCTTCGtcccgcgccgtcgtcgtaccTGGCCGGATCGCTGGCGTACCGCGGTCTCGAGTCGACTCGCTGCAGTAACGGAGCATGAGTCGCGCTTCCACAACTCAAGGCCATCGTGTcgttgctgtcgtcgttgggcTCATGCTGCAAAAGAGGATTGGTGCGAGGTTGCGAGGGACCACCTGGTTGTGAAAGGGCCGGGCGGGAGGCTATGGCGTTCTCGTTGCGCTTGGGCTTGAGGGTCTGGGACGGGGGCCCATGATCTCCCGAATCAGTGGCGATGGAGTCAGTCTTGTAAGAGTAGAGAGAGCCAGAGGGGGTGGGGCTCGGAGCCGCCTGGTAGTCCGCGGGCGGGTCGTCAACAAAAACCGGACCCTCTGTGGATGGGACGGGGGCCGGAGCAGGGCCTGTCgatctcgccgccgcccggtGGTCCGAGTGttgaggcggaggcggacCCGGTGGCGTGCCAAGTTCATCATCGTCATGTGAGTGCTCGTCGTCATTAAACGCCTCGAATGGCGCTGTATTAGGGACCTTGGCTTCGTGGCGGTTGCGCTGCTCCGTCGGCAGAGGCCGGTACGCCGCGGTTGGCCGGCGTTGGGGATCAGGCTGTTGTACCACGCGGGTGGGCTGATGTTCTTGTGGCTCATGGTGACGCTCGTCTTCATGATGAGGAGGGGTCTCGCGGTGCTGCATCTCAAACTCATCATCCTGATGATGGAGGGAACGCTTGCTCTTGGCAGCAGTGGGCTCCTCCCACGCATCAAGGGCGCTTTGACTCGGCCGTCTCTTGTTGAGTGGCGGCCGTCTGCCCAAAGTCATTGGGTGGTGGTAAGCTGGTAAGTGTTGGTAAGCATAAGCCATGCCGGACTCGGGGTAGTAATCCGGGGGGCTTCGCTTGAATGCCGACGTCAtggccccctcccccactccATATGGGTTAGTGACAATGACCGGATGGCCAGAGTGAGTGAAGATGCCGTGTGGAGTGAGGAAGAGGGGCATCGAGGTggcttgcggcggcggcggcagtggcggcagTGGTTGCGGCCAAGCATCCATGCCGTACGGGGGAAAGCCCTGCCATGGTGGCCACCTCGGTTGCTCGAAAGTGGGAGGCGGGTGTGAATGATGGGCTTGGTGACGTTGGGTCTGAGGCGCCGGCCGGGACAGGATGTGTGCCGCGGGAGTTGCCGGACGCAtgtcttcctcgtcgacttGGACCGGCTGCTCGTCTTCACGCATGCCGTCTTGTTCCCACTGTGGCGTTGGGTTTGGCCATGAACGGAGTGCAGAGCGCCTAAGGGGCTGATACTGCGGGCGTTGTTGTGACTGCCAAGAGTTGTCAGCGCACGTCTCGGTCTGCCGATCATTGTGCACCAGCAGGGAGTGATGACGCAGCCAGCGTCAACTCACATAGGGACCAGCAGGGAATTGAACGGCCTCGTGTTCCGCAACCTTGCCCATCTCCCCACCTGGAGGACGGGATGTACCTTTATTACGGTGGGCGGGTGGTCCGACGGGggctgcgggcggcgccgccgcggcttgGTGCTGGGGCTGGGTCTTGTCTGCACCGCTAGCACCGCCGATCCTCGCCATCAAGCATTCACGTTCCTCGTTCCTCTCTGCTCCGATCGTTCGAGAGCGAGTATGCGGCCGTAGAGAGACGCCGACTAGCCGATCGTACTTTGCATTGAGGGACCGGCGGCCACCGCGCTTGCGGGGCACGACACCGGTCATTTCGAGTTTGGGATCGGGGACTTTTGGTGAAGGGTGTGAGGGAAGGAGGGGCTGAGGGGGGCTGAACAACGTGCCGGGAGACGCGAGATATGGTTGGAGTGCGAGGCGCGGATGTGTCACTCCGTGGGAGTTCGGAGTCACCTCGGTTGCACTTGGAGCGGAGGAgagtgatgatgatgaggtGAACGAGGAAGGAAGGGCGAGTGACGAGAGAGTGAGACAGAGAGAGAGGATGAGAGGAGGAGAGAAAGGCGAAATTGAAAGAGTTTGCCGAGGAATGTGACTGTGACGATTTTGACGAAAgggatgacgaggaagacaaggaaggcgaggaagacgaggaagacgagcaAGACAGAGCGTGGCACCGATTCACAACACAGTGTCATCTATCTCCTCATTATCTCTTACTGATAGCCGCCAACTACTTTCTTGCCATTAAGCTTGTCATCGTTCCCGGTCAGATCAAACGTTGACCTGTTCTTTGAATCTGATGGCGCTGACACTAGCTGTGGCGCTCAGCAGCGACCTGGACCCACAACCCGGCGTTGACTGCGGGAAAGGAACATGTCACGGCTCACCTCGACCTACCCCACTGACAGATGGGCTCTGAAAAGTTAGTGCCACGCTGTCGATCTCGAAAGGATACTATCGACCGGCCCGCGCGGCTCCATCACGCCACAGCTGTCCAGGATCCAGGTTCGCGGAGAGTAATGCGGGTTAAAGTTTCCCAGGACAAGGACATTGAAACGTGTGAgagtgacgacgacaagggtTCCGGCCATCTGGCTTTTAGCTCTCTCCGCGATTCTCACACAGATTCCGGACCCAAGAGGATTTGCTCAGAtgcggtggcgccgaggctaCCATTGGTAGGTACGTTGGGTCGGCTGATCCACGTTTAATGGCAGGGCAGCCCACATTAAATGAGCAGGGCCCGCTCCGtgccgaggacaaggtcgaggtcgaggtccaCGATTGACTGAAACAGACATGAGAGAGCGGCTGTGTCAGCGGAAAGTATGAGCTTGTTTGTTGAtcgctgaggaggaggaggagtcgTTGGTCTTGGCGACATCATCTCCATCATCATCCGGCCCGTTTCCACACCATTGGTGAGATCGGTGCCAGTTTGGTTGCTGGTAACGTGTGACACATGAGGTACATACTGTGCTTGCGACGCCGCAGTCATCCTAAGGGCTCAACCCCCATTCAATGAAGTTGGAGCTACGAAGCATGTCGATCAAGGTTGTATaacgagctcgacgatcTGATTGATTGACTGATCGCTCTCTGAATCCTCCGACGGCAGCGGTCTCGTttcgccgcctcgccagcGCCTGTCACCAACCAACCTCTACGTGGACGAGGGAGATTGGCCTTTGGGTCATTCTCGGCGGTTGACGGCCAGGACTGCGGAGTGCGCACTGGCATGGATCTGGTGCACCGCCGTGCGAGAGGGAGTGGCACCTGCCACGGCACCGCACGGCGTGCCACGCACGCCACGAATCGCACGCACTTGCCCCACACCTGACTCCTGATTTCTGTTCTGTGGGCGGGCTACACCAAGGGCTCAGGATGACCGAATTCTTCGGCGCCAGCTTGCCGACTTGAGACAGCCTTACGTTAGTTGGCGCCCCGTCGACTGCGTTGCCGGTGGCGGCACAGTCAGATTGCAGCCATCAGGAGATAGCGGCGAGGCTTCACGTGATGGGCAGAGGCGCATGGCGCATGGCGGGCTGCCCGGTTGGGTGGTCAAGACGGCTGCCCCCTGAGGCGGCTGCGAGCAAAGGCCGTTGAACCTCACCTGCCAAGATGGTGTGTGCAAAGGGGAGGGGAGTCATGTAAAGTTGTGACGGGTACGTAGACCCGAAACTTTGTTTGGGGCGGCCTGGGTTGTCGTAATTCGACTGCATCCGACCTCAGGACGCTGGCGGCAAGACAGCCGGCCCAGCAACTTGGGCCACGCCGCCAGTCGATCGAAAAGAAAAGTGGAGACTGCTACATTGGGAACAGGAACTCGGCATGACCCCACGGATGCATCAACCCTAGACTCGTACAACCGGTTCCCAGATGCAGCATAGACCATGAACCCTAATGATAGTTGGACATGCTCGTTACAGCATGTGCAACCGCTGGATTCATGGTTTTGTAGCTAGTTTAGGTTATCTGGTTATGTTTAGTGCAGGATCCACGGCGTGGGACGTGCAAACGGTCGCTTGGAGCGGCCCGGAACACGGGCGTTACAAGTGTGGTAAGAATGCAACTGCATGAACCCGCTTCGGCTTTGACGTGACCCATgcctcctgctcctctccgccctgctgccgctgctgtctGTCCGTGGTGGATgtgcacgcgcacgcccaagcacccacccacgcacgTCTGTCCGAAACTTCCGGCCACATaccccgacgacgcccaCCTACCTCAGACAGAGACTCCATGGATTGGGTCACCTGCAGCGGGAGGACTAGAACGCGATCATGAGCCGGGTTTCAAGGTGGGCAATGAAGCAGAGTGTTCAGTCCCACAGGCTCTCCGTCACTCTTGTCACGGCTGCGACTGACTGATCCCAAGGATCCCAAGGATCCACCTGACTCGTCTTGACACACAGGACCCTCCCCCTACGGCCCATCCGGCCGGCACGGCCCCTCTTGTTGCAAAGCCCCTTGAAGAGTAATGTTTCAAGGGCACAGTTACCCGGTGCGTGGGCGGTCGTGTTGGGTGGGGCTGGGAGGAGCTCTGGGTTTGAACACAGGCCCCAGGACCCGTGTTTCGGTCCCACACTCTGACCGCGCTGCGGTATGCGGCATGACGGACCGGGAAGCGAAGCGGACAGCGGTCGGGATCACCGGAACGATGCCCAAACCAGATGATACAAGGCGACAAAggcacgccgaggaggacgaggaccgcGCGCGACCATGGCCGTCCAAGCCCGTCGTCATCGGACTCGTGCATGCAATGCATGTGCGTGTGAGATGTGCATGTTGCTCGACTGGGCAAAACACGGTGCCTCGTTCTCCTGATTCCTAAGGAACAGACTTGTCTCCCCAGGCGGAAAGGAGAAAACGGAAACAGGGCAGGAGTGCCGGCGCGATTACGTTGTTCAGATGGTAATCCGGGTGTGCCTGTAAAGACGACACGGGACAGTCGCTTCAGGATCTGCGGGACGATGCTGCTGCAGTAGCAGCTGGTGTGATGGCTGTGGATCGCCAGCGAGACCAGAgccgagccgctgccgcacCGGAGGATaacgtcgacgacaatggACACATCTGTTAATTTGTGGGCCGTAAGCCGTCACAGCGGTATATAACAGCCGCGACTTGCTCGTACCTGTTACGTGCAGTGGCAGTATGGCCCGAGATTTCTCTCACGCTGTTGCTTTTGTGCGAGAGTGAAATCTTGTACTTCCTGGCCCCTCAGTTTCGGCATTGTCGGTGTGTATGATGCGATACATATAGACGAGTCGccgtcggtggtggtggcagtggtggtggtggtggtggcggccgcggtgcaagtgccaccgccgccaccgccccgTCGCAccatgcgcgccgcgccgctcgatCAATTCGAGGTCGTCGCTTCCTAGAACCGTGCCAGCGGCCATCGGCGGCCGGCCCGGGCGGGcgacacgcgccgcgtgTCAAACATGCGGCGAGCAGAAGCAGCGAGCGACTGGTGTGCGCCATCAGGATTGTGATTGACTGGCGACGCGGCCAGCGAAACCTGATCTACACCCCTTCCGTGCGTTGTACTTAATACAGCTTTGGGTTGTCGATAGCCATCAGTCAGGAACGAAGCGAGGAACAGCC
This window encodes:
- the yesR gene encoding Unsaturated rhamnogalacturonyl hydrolase YesR encodes the protein MKNVAVAVAALAAAPAVLGAVTHLTDDCLEVVFKLMNNMSHYSWENGTRSQAILEWKYPQLSVFTPNALFPVADTSNISDIVDIAHWVLLQRPQPLNQSQEVAWLLNATHGGLPPSPSPVLPAQEGESSTPARRDRAKRQDETPTSSASAQPSATSSTPIIVPFLNNTQLPLGAPLLPDGAAGDPASLGIAVMLANMSTNNAVVNNSAYGDSATSELNYQLYHVPRAPNGAISHRTNEVALWADNVYMVPPFLAYYGALNNNKTLLDAAYNQISTYRSVLRNSSINLWQHIALGKEAIDPGYWATGNAWAVAGMARVIATIKHSSFANDMKQEVSDLSAWADEIFKASEALVTPNGLVRNYINNASSFEDSTASALFAAAGLRFSTLKVTNSYVNFSLTLLKAVSHNVNSTGYVTQVTDPLKFTVEGTESPEAQSFVILAYAAYKDWDKMGKPGNTGSKKDPLTDAAGRASVHVGAVLAVAASMFWVLA
- the MT2525 gene encoding Putative trans-acting enoyl reductase; protein product: MPTIAVYGATAYTSREHLLPYLINHADSASYTLILAGRSKAKLDALNESLGKAGADRRSVVATTLEDAAGVAALVGKSDIVINFAGPYQLYNAPALIDACVTAGKHYLDLTGESHYVANQVVPKFDFAAAKSGSVVIPMSGFDCIPGDLVIYHGLRTLQNKLGKGVAFAESTNFYEIGGGISGGTLASVSAAAEAEEKTDISDEWILTGASVTGPTPRPQLVYTPPAKVPNVPSYGAFFVGYIVNRTAIRRSWYLSRMTHPGPAHADNVPNGVAPSADFGFEPRHGDHTVFKESLAGFGKVRFSNSITAALVSLSFFVFAGLYMGLKFVRDLLKPYIPPPGTGPTKEVCEKGFTKITNVSVSDGDKPVAVVSRYDGKGDPGYYHTARVLAESALSLVLPAPKGTALPPLAHVGGVLTGPSALGMVLVERMRIHGVATITSEIVEVGAAESKKDI